One stretch of Nitrosococcus watsonii C-113 DNA includes these proteins:
- a CDS encoding HNH endonuclease, producing the protein MKLNADLSALHAAVRRMGAEPVAFSLERQAKPLDSIDIKLEEGIALPLNEVEIHNGLLSYQGRQVLLYIQDHGNRIKKLLEEGSKGNKFHVADCKTLKNMKTKGRFERYVVTNSLEGKFYVFGKDRYTRQKIEGRAQLQVCQNCLETLNYKGARHGRAHEIVQTFDIQEFFSTYSSFFSHLPQRQAGQGNQEDYTADWDEASRQYRASKNYTCERCQLDLNTHKRLLHSHHRNGVKSQNQESNLMALCAACHRQQPHHGHLYISPEDRQTLNRLRREQCL; encoded by the coding sequence ATGAAGTTGAATGCTGACCTGAGCGCCCTGCACGCCGCCGTCCGGCGCATGGGCGCGGAACCTGTAGCATTTTCACTGGAGCGTCAAGCCAAACCTCTGGATTCGATTGATATAAAGCTGGAAGAGGGCATTGCGTTACCCCTCAATGAGGTCGAGATCCATAATGGCCTGCTTAGCTACCAGGGACGGCAGGTACTGCTCTATATCCAGGACCACGGTAATCGGATAAAAAAGCTACTAGAGGAAGGCTCGAAAGGGAACAAATTCCATGTCGCCGACTGCAAGACGCTCAAAAACATGAAAACAAAAGGCAGGTTTGAACGGTACGTAGTCACCAATAGCCTCGAAGGTAAATTTTATGTGTTTGGAAAAGACCGGTACACTAGGCAGAAAATAGAGGGGCGTGCCCAGCTTCAGGTTTGCCAGAACTGCCTTGAAACTCTGAATTACAAGGGCGCGCGGCACGGACGAGCACATGAGATCGTCCAAACTTTCGATATCCAAGAATTTTTCTCGACTTACAGTTCTTTCTTCAGCCACCTGCCACAGCGCCAGGCGGGCCAAGGAAACCAAGAAGATTACACTGCTGATTGGGATGAGGCTAGCAGGCAATACAGAGCTAGCAAAAACTATACTTGTGAACGCTGCCAGCTCGACTTAAATACCCACAAGCGGCTTCTCCACAGTCATCACCGCAATGGCGTCAAGAGTCAAAACCAAGAGAGCAACCTCATGGCGCTGTGCGCGGCCTGCCATCGGCAACAGCCCCATCATGGGCATTTATATATATCCCCGGAGGATAGGCAAACGCTCAATCGCCTACGCCGAGAACAGTGCCTATGA
- a CDS encoding OmpA/MotB family protein, with the protein METIFGKSRTGGEGEGAHWLSVSDLMAGLMIVFMFIAIALMRDAFMERDRIKEIAVAYQENQVAIYESLMKEFEKDLKRWDARVDPDTLAFEFLSPEVLFATGSTEIRQRFKEILSDFFPRYLVILKHYKDSIDEIRIEGHTSSIWNNRVSETKAYFLNMLLSQGRTRSVLHYVYELPAVERDRDWVKRHFAAVGFSSSRLVLDAQGNEDRARSRRVSFRVITNAEMQIRKIIEEPL; encoded by the coding sequence ATGGAAACGATATTCGGCAAATCACGCACCGGCGGCGAGGGCGAAGGCGCCCACTGGCTCTCGGTCTCGGATCTGATGGCCGGGCTCATGATAGTGTTCATGTTCATTGCTATTGCCCTGATGCGAGACGCCTTTATGGAGCGCGACCGGATCAAGGAAATCGCGGTGGCCTATCAGGAAAATCAGGTCGCTATTTATGAGTCGCTGATGAAGGAGTTCGAGAAGGACCTTAAACGCTGGGACGCCAGAGTTGATCCCGATACCCTGGCTTTCGAGTTCCTGTCCCCGGAGGTGCTTTTCGCCACGGGCTCAACGGAAATACGGCAGCGCTTCAAAGAGATTCTTTCAGACTTTTTTCCCCGCTATCTGGTGATTTTAAAGCACTATAAAGATTCCATCGACGAGATCCGTATCGAAGGCCATACCAGTAGCATCTGGAATAACCGGGTCAGCGAGACTAAAGCTTATTTTCTTAATATGTTGCTGTCCCAGGGCAGGACCCGCTCGGTGCTCCATTACGTGTATGAACTGCCGGCGGTGGAAAGAGATCGGGACTGGGTCAAGCGGCATTTTGCAGCCGTGGGCTTTTCCTCCTCGCGACTGGTGCTGGATGCCCAAGGCAATGAAGATCGCGCCCGCTCCCGGCGCGTCAGCTTCCGGGTAATCACCAATGCCGAGATGCAAATCCGCAAGATCATCGAGGAGCCATTGTAA
- a CDS encoding peroxiredoxin has protein sequence MSILVTQVAPDFSAPAVMADGTIKENFRLSDMRGKYVVLFFYPLDFTFVCPSEILAHNNRLEDFKERGVEVIGVSVDSQYSHYAWRNTPVANGGIGAIGFPLVADLNHDITRAYGVEHPDGVALRASFLIDKNGVVQHQVVNNLPLGRAVEEMLRVVDALQFTEEHGEVCPAGWRKGEEAIRPDAEGVAEYLSKHASAL, from the coding sequence GTGAGCATATTGGTTACACAAGTTGCCCCTGATTTTTCTGCTCCCGCCGTGATGGCTGATGGCACCATTAAAGAAAATTTCCGCCTTTCTGATATGCGCGGCAAATATGTCGTTCTGTTTTTCTATCCTCTGGATTTTACTTTTGTGTGTCCTTCGGAAATCCTGGCCCATAACAATCGTTTGGAGGACTTCAAAGAGCGCGGTGTAGAGGTCATTGGTGTTTCTGTTGACTCTCAATATAGCCATTATGCCTGGCGTAATACGCCAGTGGCGAATGGCGGGATCGGTGCCATTGGGTTCCCGTTGGTGGCCGATTTAAACCATGATATTACCCGTGCTTATGGGGTTGAACATCCTGATGGTGTAGCCCTGCGCGCCTCCTTTCTTATTGATAAAAATGGCGTGGTCCAGCATCAGGTTGTTAACAACCTTCCCCTTGGCCGTGCTGTAGAAGAAATGCTGCGCGTAGTAGATGCTTTACAATTTACGGAAGAGCATGGCGAAGTATGTCCAGCAGGGTGGCGCAAGGGAGAAGAGGCAATCCGTCCTGACGCCGAGGGTGTAGCCGAATATTTGAGTAAACATGCAAGCGCCCTATAG
- the dksA gene encoding RNA polymerase-binding protein DksA has product MAINDRNQVQSVQEFTPYQQKKGEEYMSEPQIEHFQELLLNWRQRLMEEVDRTVHQMQDEAANFPDPSDRASQEEEFTLALRARDRERKLIGKINERLRSLDIGDYGYCDGCGAEIGIRRLEARPTATLCIDCKTLDEIKEKQRA; this is encoded by the coding sequence ATGGCCATTAATGACAGGAATCAGGTGCAATCTGTCCAAGAATTTACTCCCTATCAACAAAAAAAGGGGGAAGAATACATGAGCGAACCGCAGATTGAACATTTTCAAGAACTCTTGCTGAACTGGAGGCAGCGGCTCATGGAAGAGGTTGATCGGACTGTTCACCAGATGCAGGATGAAGCTGCAAACTTCCCCGATCCCAGTGATCGTGCCTCACAGGAAGAAGAATTTACGTTAGCGCTACGGGCCAGAGATCGGGAACGTAAGCTTATCGGAAAGATCAATGAACGCCTGCGGAGCCTTGATATAGGCGATTACGGATACTGCGATGGCTGTGGGGCCGAAATTGGCATTCGGCGCCTTGAGGCCCGTCCCACGGCCACCCTCTGTATTGATTGCAAAACCCTAGACGAAATCAAAGAGAAACAACGGGCCTGA
- a CDS encoding HAD family hydrolase — protein sequence MKLKALIFDLDGTLAETERDGHRVAFNRAFDEAGIGWHWDGVLYGQLLTVTGGKERIRYYLEQYQQDFCPPEALDEFIAKLHQAKTQHYIELLKKRGVPLRPGILRLFHTAREQGLRLAIATTTTPENVTALLSTSIGRHALDWFDCIAAGDVVKAKKPAPDIYSYCLEQLQLEASECLAFEDSANGVRAAVEAGVKVVVTVNDYTRDEDFTGAALILNHLGEPDQPCQILNGKLNGFAYVTVEFLRRLSGETEQ from the coding sequence ATGAAACTTAAAGCATTAATTTTTGATCTTGACGGAACCCTTGCCGAGACGGAGCGGGATGGGCATCGGGTGGCGTTTAACCGAGCCTTTGACGAAGCGGGGATAGGGTGGCATTGGGACGGGGTTCTTTATGGCCAATTGTTAACGGTGACGGGTGGTAAGGAGCGCATTCGTTATTACTTAGAACAGTATCAGCAGGACTTCTGTCCTCCAGAGGCATTAGATGAATTTATTGCTAAGCTGCATCAGGCTAAAACCCAGCATTATATAGAATTATTGAAAAAGCGGGGAGTTCCCCTCCGTCCAGGGATATTGCGGCTTTTCCATACGGCTCGGGAGCAGGGCTTACGGCTGGCCATTGCCACTACCACTACGCCAGAAAACGTAACTGCTTTGCTGAGTACCAGTATCGGCCGCCATGCGCTCGATTGGTTTGATTGTATTGCCGCGGGAGATGTGGTGAAGGCCAAGAAACCGGCGCCGGATATTTATAGTTACTGTTTGGAGCAGTTACAACTCGAAGCTAGCGAATGTCTTGCTTTTGAGGATTCAGCTAACGGTGTTCGCGCGGCGGTAGAGGCGGGGGTCAAAGTCGTAGTTACCGTTAACGACTATACTCGTGACGAAGATTTTACGGGGGCGGCGTTGATATTGAATCACCTTGGAGAACCGGACCAACCTTGCCAGATATTAAATGGAAAGTTAAATGGTTTTGCCTACGTGACTGTGGAATTCTTGCGGCGCTTATCCGGGGAGACTGAGCAGTGA
- a CDS encoding pyridoxal phosphate-dependent aminotransferase yields MSDGIARRMEDIKPFQVMALLARARELEAQGRSIVHLEIGEPDFNTPQPIVEAGIAALRAGQVHYTPAVGLAALREAIANWYSKGAGITVSPERIIVTPGASGALLLAMAVLLNPGEAVLMADPGYPCNRYFARLLEGKTIGIPVTEASDYQLSSNHMDSYWTPETRVALVASPANPTGTLLSQAGLAALIKSVESRKGTLIVDEIYHGLVYEGRAATALGLSDHVLVINSFSKYFGMTGWRLGWLVVPNNFIEAAEKLAQNLFLAASTPAQYAALAAFKPETLEILEARRVEFQQRRDFLLPGLRSLGFYVPVTPQGAFYIYANCSRFSTDSFAFAQELLEKTGVAVTPGIDFGCNAPQQHLRFAYTTSTEQLQEGLKRLQAYLN; encoded by the coding sequence GTGAGCGATGGAATAGCGCGGCGGATGGAAGATATTAAGCCATTCCAGGTAATGGCGTTATTAGCGCGGGCAAGGGAACTAGAGGCTCAGGGGCGCAGTATTGTCCATCTGGAAATCGGCGAGCCTGATTTCAATACACCCCAGCCTATCGTGGAGGCTGGAATTGCGGCTTTGCGTGCAGGGCAAGTTCACTATACTCCGGCGGTTGGGTTAGCTGCCTTGCGAGAAGCGATTGCAAATTGGTATAGCAAGGGCGCTGGGATTACGGTATCGCCGGAGCGCATTATTGTGACGCCAGGTGCTTCCGGAGCTTTGTTGCTGGCTATGGCGGTCTTGCTCAATCCGGGAGAGGCAGTGCTTATGGCTGATCCGGGTTATCCGTGCAATCGCTACTTTGCTCGGCTTTTAGAGGGGAAAACTATAGGTATCCCGGTAACGGAAGCAAGCGATTATCAGCTTAGTTCGAACCATATGGATTCCTATTGGACTCCGGAAACGCGAGTTGCGCTGGTTGCCTCACCGGCTAACCCGACGGGGACTCTCCTTTCTCAAGCGGGACTAGCAGCCCTAATCAAAAGCGTTGAATCCCGGAAGGGGACTCTTATCGTTGATGAAATTTATCATGGCTTGGTTTATGAAGGCAGAGCAGCTACTGCCCTCGGGCTTTCGGACCATGTATTGGTAATCAACAGCTTCTCAAAATACTTCGGGATGACGGGATGGCGATTAGGATGGTTAGTCGTGCCCAACAACTTTATTGAGGCCGCTGAGAAATTAGCCCAGAATCTATTTCTCGCTGCTTCTACGCCAGCTCAATACGCCGCCCTTGCCGCTTTTAAGCCTGAGACGTTGGAAATTTTAGAGGCGCGCCGGGTGGAATTTCAGCAACGGCGGGATTTCCTTTTGCCTGGTTTGAGGAGCCTTGGTTTCTATGTTCCGGTAACTCCGCAAGGAGCGTTTTATATTTATGCGAATTGCTCTCGATTTTCGACAGACAGTTTCGCGTTTGCCCAGGAGCTGCTGGAGAAAACCGGAGTTGCCGTTACTCCAGGTATAGATTTTGGTTGCAATGCTCCGCAGCAGCATCTGCGCTTTGCTTATACCACCTCAACAGAGCAATTGCAGGAAGGGCTCAAACGTCTCCAGGCTTATTTAAACTAA
- a CDS encoding c-type cytochrome: MVLKSKRLLLISTIVIAFSTAPLLFAEQHQHPQNAHRSLLGDLSSDKVEEIRALENPLPNSPETVAKGAEIYAGKGGCANCHGSTGGGDGPMAAGLNPPPRNFQEHPTWLHHSQGEIFWVIKHGIPGSTMPNFDAILTDKEIWALLRFLPTLTPAAEKEIETDKHHHHEHGHTESVDPHASAAKHGHEDHGDSKSTGTSNEGT, encoded by the coding sequence ATGGTGCTGAAATCAAAACGTCTTTTACTAATATCAACGATAGTGATTGCATTCTCTACCGCTCCCCTTTTATTCGCAGAGCAGCATCAACACCCTCAAAATGCCCACCGCAGCCTCCTTGGAGACCTTTCCAGCGATAAAGTTGAGGAAATACGCGCCTTAGAAAACCCTTTGCCCAACTCACCCGAAACCGTAGCAAAGGGCGCGGAAATTTATGCCGGAAAAGGTGGGTGCGCTAACTGCCACGGTTCAACCGGCGGCGGCGATGGACCCATGGCCGCGGGCTTAAATCCTCCCCCGCGCAACTTTCAGGAACACCCCACCTGGCTACACCATAGCCAAGGAGAAATTTTCTGGGTCATTAAACATGGTATTCCAGGATCAACCATGCCTAACTTCGATGCAATTTTGACGGATAAAGAAATATGGGCCCTATTGCGGTTTCTTCCTACTTTAACACCTGCTGCGGAAAAAGAGATAGAAACGGACAAACATCACCACCACGAACATGGACACACCGAATCTGTTGACCCTCATGCCTCCGCTGCCAAACATGGACATGAGGACCATGGAGATAGTAAGAGCACGGGCACTAGCAATGAAGGAACTTAG
- the pcnB gene encoding polynucleotide adenylyltransferase PcnB — protein MATNPPTIIPRSEHIISRANISEPALNVLYRLKKAGFSAYLVGGCVRDLLLGREPKDFDVTTDARPEQIRDLFRSCRLVGRRFRLAHLRFGREIIETATFRGPPEEGLSENGRIVSDNVYGTLEQDAWRRDFSVNALYYDIRDFSVVDYTGGMEDLEAGRLRLIGDPVTRYREDPVRMLRAVRFAAKLGFTLHADSEAPIWELASSLQEIPSARLFEEILKLFLGGCAVQTFELLRRFNLFQWLFPQTESCLEEEEQGFPRIFLAQALSNTDARIAAGKPVTPAFLFAALLWEPVRKLSERYRQEGIPEFQAIREAAETVLVNQSSHVALPRRFSLPMREIWYLQPRFAYRRGKRPLRLLQHPRFRAAYDFLLLRVQAGEDQEELCQWWTEFQEVGEKERLRRVRVSTKSRRRKPRKRANKPAAPTEV, from the coding sequence ATAGCTACCAATCCGCCTACAATCATTCCTCGTTCTGAGCATATAATTTCACGTGCCAATATCAGTGAGCCCGCTCTTAATGTGTTATATCGCTTAAAGAAAGCAGGCTTTAGCGCCTACTTGGTAGGAGGTTGTGTGCGCGATTTGCTATTGGGTCGTGAGCCCAAGGATTTTGACGTAACGACAGACGCGAGGCCAGAGCAAATTCGAGATTTATTTCGTAGTTGTCGATTAGTGGGACGCCGATTTCGTTTGGCTCATTTGCGTTTCGGACGGGAAATCATTGAAACAGCGACCTTTCGCGGTCCTCCGGAAGAGGGATTGAGCGAAAATGGACGTATTGTGAGTGATAATGTGTATGGAACTCTGGAACAGGACGCCTGGCGGCGGGATTTCTCGGTTAATGCTTTATATTACGACATCAGGGATTTCTCCGTTGTGGATTATACGGGGGGCATGGAAGATCTTGAGGCTGGCCGACTTCGCTTGATTGGTGATCCGGTAACCCGCTACCGGGAAGATCCGGTGCGGATGTTGCGGGCGGTTCGATTTGCCGCAAAGCTAGGGTTTACCCTTCATGCTGACAGTGAAGCGCCGATTTGGGAGCTTGCCTCTTCCCTGCAAGAGATACCTTCGGCAAGACTATTTGAAGAAATACTAAAGCTGTTCCTTGGCGGTTGTGCTGTACAGACCTTCGAGTTACTTCGCCGTTTTAATCTATTCCAATGGCTATTTCCACAAACCGAATCTTGTTTGGAAGAGGAAGAGCAGGGATTTCCCCGGATCTTTTTAGCCCAGGCACTAAGCAATACGGATGCCCGGATTGCAGCGGGTAAGCCGGTAACACCGGCGTTTCTTTTTGCCGCTTTGCTATGGGAGCCTGTCCGAAAGCTTAGCGAGCGTTATCGGCAAGAAGGGATTCCAGAATTCCAGGCGATACGGGAGGCGGCAGAAACTGTACTAGTTAATCAGTCTAGTCATGTGGCCTTACCTCGGCGGTTCTCGTTGCCTATGCGTGAGATTTGGTATTTACAGCCACGTTTTGCTTATCGTCGGGGTAAGCGTCCTCTGCGTTTGCTTCAGCACCCTCGCTTTCGGGCTGCTTATGATTTCCTATTGCTACGGGTACAAGCTGGTGAGGATCAGGAAGAGCTTTGCCAATGGTGGACTGAATTTCAGGAGGTAGGAGAAAAAGAACGTTTACGCCGTGTCAGAGTCTCGACCAAATCCCGCCGCCGAAAGCCTAGGAAGCGGGCGAATAAGCCAGCAGCGCCAACGGAGGTTTAG
- the folK gene encoding 2-amino-4-hydroxy-6-hydroxymethyldihydropteridine diphosphokinase, with translation MIRAYIGLGSNLNQPRRQVGQALTELAALPQTKCVGHSKFYRSAPLGPQDQPDYINAVAALDTVLEPYDLLARLQTIEQSHHRVRKRHWGERTLDLDLLLYGDLEIATERLTIPHASLHERAFVLYPLAEIAPHTVVPGRGRVVALAHCCSPGGLQCLENDGI, from the coding sequence ATGATCCGGGCTTACATTGGGTTGGGAAGCAATCTTAATCAGCCCCGTCGGCAAGTAGGTCAAGCTCTGACTGAACTTGCTGCTTTGCCCCAAACCAAGTGTGTAGGACACTCTAAATTTTACCGAAGTGCTCCCCTAGGCCCCCAAGATCAGCCCGATTATATTAATGCCGTTGCAGCCTTGGATACTGTACTGGAACCCTATGATTTGCTTGCTAGGCTACAAACTATAGAGCAAAGTCATCATCGTGTCCGGAAGCGCCATTGGGGAGAGCGCACCTTAGATCTTGATTTGCTCTTGTATGGCGATTTAGAAATTGCTACGGAGAGATTGACGATACCTCATGCCAGCTTGCATGAGCGGGCATTTGTACTTTATCCGCTAGCGGAAATCGCCCCTCATACGGTGGTACCAGGAAGAGGAAGGGTCGTTGCGCTTGCCCATTGCTGTTCCCCTGGGGGGCTGCAGTGCTTGGAAAATGATGGCATTTAA